In one window of Pirellulales bacterium DNA:
- a CDS encoding patatin-like phospholipase family protein, producing MAGPSSAAVELLRRSALCQGLSPAELQYLAEIVRPIRLSRGETLYLQHARGDSMFFVARGRVRATIEGGGRASPMVEYFGKGEHFGDLDLLTGGSRTATIDAMLDAELLELEQGRFQKLMLTVPRFAVNLSHWLGHRLRWHTTGRIRRHRPAIIGLVNSTLRTQALIRPLCRELIAAGESVTVLTERAEKWPADGGYLIERIPQGRSAVDRAAAVHGRIGQMLEHHHRVLIDLTLRGLTDELPLLLRQCEAIWWLVDPQYVDSTRRTLTTLIEAQPELASRLHVVWILRSFQRMAPTGLQDLRLARPDFKVVLDDRAETNSRVQQRTLGRLVRQIRGPRLGLALGGGGARGLAHLGVLRAFEAAGLDFDLVSGTSIGALIGTAYAGGWEAQEALDYFCQELAPPWLVRQLPKGNSWYMWLMFQLQGWDRRLRRYLGQARIEQFQVPLFTVAVDLVTGNLVIRDSGDAANAILESINLPGVARPILRDGMVLVDGGILNNLPGDVLFPRGADFVVGVDVVSRLAPRYVGKAPGRNSVTMHRPGPIDTLLRVHEVQDHGLNAFRIDAVDFRIAPDTSRFEFADFARAHELAAVGERAASEALPQLKKLLAEFNRAEAEPWPARAEPARAEPARAEPARAEPTGAPLDLRLGDRGPVDQLPTQP from the coding sequence ATGGCAGGCCCTTCCAGTGCTGCAGTTGAACTGCTTCGTCGCTCGGCCCTGTGCCAGGGCCTGAGCCCGGCCGAGCTCCAGTACCTCGCCGAAATCGTCCGGCCCATTCGTCTGAGCCGCGGCGAGACGCTCTACCTGCAGCATGCTCGCGGCGACAGCATGTTCTTTGTCGCGCGGGGGCGCGTCCGGGCGACGATCGAGGGCGGCGGCCGGGCGAGCCCGATGGTCGAGTACTTCGGCAAGGGGGAACACTTCGGCGACCTCGACCTGCTGACGGGCGGTTCGCGAACCGCGACAATCGACGCCATGCTCGATGCGGAACTGCTCGAGTTGGAACAGGGCCGATTTCAAAAGCTGATGCTCACGGTGCCGCGATTCGCGGTCAACCTGAGCCATTGGCTGGGGCATCGTCTCCGCTGGCACACCACCGGACGCATCCGGCGTCACCGGCCGGCAATCATCGGGCTGGTCAATTCCACGCTGCGCACGCAGGCGCTGATCCGGCCGCTTTGCCGAGAACTGATCGCCGCCGGGGAGTCGGTCACGGTGCTCACCGAACGCGCGGAGAAATGGCCGGCCGATGGTGGCTATCTGATCGAACGCATTCCGCAGGGTCGCAGCGCCGTCGATCGCGCCGCGGCTGTGCACGGGCGGATCGGCCAAATGCTCGAACACCATCATCGGGTGCTTATCGACCTGACGCTCCGCGGTCTGACCGACGAATTGCCCCTGCTGCTGCGGCAATGCGAGGCCATCTGGTGGCTGGTCGATCCGCAGTACGTCGATTCGACGCGGCGGACGCTGACCACCCTGATCGAGGCCCAGCCCGAGCTCGCCTCACGGTTGCACGTCGTGTGGATCTTGCGCTCGTTCCAACGGATGGCGCCCACGGGGCTGCAAGATCTGCGTCTGGCGCGTCCGGACTTCAAAGTGGTGCTCGACGACCGCGCTGAAACCAACAGCCGCGTTCAACAGCGCACGCTGGGCCGGCTGGTGCGGCAGATCCGTGGGCCGCGCTTGGGATTGGCGCTCGGCGGCGGCGGAGCGCGAGGGCTGGCCCATCTCGGAGTATTAAGGGCCTTTGAAGCCGCAGGGCTCGACTTTGATCTCGTCTCCGGCACGAGCATCGGCGCGCTGATCGGCACTGCCTATGCCGGTGGCTGGGAAGCCCAGGAGGCGCTCGACTACTTCTGCCAGGAGCTAGCGCCCCCGTGGCTCGTGCGCCAATTGCCCAAGGGCAATTCCTGGTACATGTGGCTGATGTTCCAGCTTCAGGGTTGGGATCGCCGGCTGCGCCGCTACCTGGGCCAGGCACGGATCGAACAGTTTCAGGTGCCGCTGTTTACGGTGGCCGTCGACCTGGTGACGGGCAACCTGGTGATCCGCGATTCGGGCGACGCGGCCAATGCAATTCTGGAGAGCATCAATCTGCCTGGCGTGGCACGGCCGATTCTGCGCGACGGCATGGTGCTCGTCGACGGCGGCATTCTCAACAACCTGCCGGGCGACGTGCTGTTCCCTCGGGGGGCCGATTTCGTCGTCGGCGTCGACGTCGTCTCGCGGCTCGCTCCGCGCTATGTCGGCAAGGCGCCGGGCCGGAACTCGGTGACCATGCACCGTCCAGGCCCCATCGATACGCTGCTGCGGGTGCACGAAGTGCAGGACCACGGGCTGAACGCGTTTCGCATCGACGCGGTCGATTTCCGCATCGCGCCCGATACGTCGCGCTTCGAATTCGCCGACTTTGCTCGCGCCCATGAACTGGCCGCCGTCGGCGAGCGCGCCGCGAGCGAAGCACTACCGCAGCTCAAAAAGCTGCTGGCCGAATTCAACCGGGCCGAGGCCGAGCCTTGGCCTGCGAGGGCAGAGCCTGCGAGGGCAGAGCCTGCGAGGGCAGAGCCTGCGAGGGCAGAGCCTACGGGGGCACCACTCGACCTGCGCCTCGGAGACCGGGGGCCGGTCGATCAACTACCCACCCAACCTTGA